The genomic window AAAATTGGTGGGATGTCAAGAAGATTATCTTTTATAATATGTAAATCATTTACAAAATGTAATATTTTAGTTTGACCTCCTCCTGTATTATGAACAATACCATGAATTCCACTGCCTAACTCCCTCACAACTTGTGCAATAAGTGGCATAAAGGTTCGTGTTGGTGACAGCAGCAGTTGACCAATATTCATCCCCTCAACTTTCGACTTATCCGTTAGCTTATGTTTTCCTGTATAAACATAATCAGTATCGATATGCGGATCAAAACTCTCGGGGTAGTTTTTTGCATAGGATTTCTCAAGCAATTCGTGTCGGGC from Bacteroidota bacterium includes these protein-coding regions:
- a CDS encoding phosphoribosylformylglycinamidine cyclo-ligase, encoding ARHELLEKSYAKNYPESFDPHIDTDYVYTGKHKLTDKSKVEGMNIGQLLLSPTRTFMPLIAQVVRELGSGIHGIVHNTGGGQTKILHFVNDLHIIKDNLLDIPPIFQHIQEQSSVDWKEMFQVFNMGQRLEFYTSAENAAKILAISNAFNINAKVVGRVEKSKGKSLAIAHNGNKYNY